From one Flavobacterium kingsejongi genomic stretch:
- a CDS encoding PhzF family phenazine biosynthesis protein, translated as MKLNFYQIDAFTEYIFSGNPACVVPLEEWLPDAVLLKITQENAVAETAFFVPAGDKFHLRWFTPEIEMDLCGHATLATAHVITTILGYSKPAIVFTTLSGDLEVTVAEGLYTLDFPSRMPEAAVLPELIAQALSIQPSKVLKSRDYVLVYDDEADIRAIQINRNLLDQVNLDPGGIVVTAKGAHSDFVSRFFTPQASILEDPVTGSAHCSLIPYWAAALGKKEMTAFQLSQRGGQLFCVDAGDRVRISGHAKTYASGTCWTE; from the coding sequence ATGAAACTAAATTTTTACCAGATTGATGCTTTTACAGAATATATTTTCTCCGGCAATCCTGCCTGTGTAGTCCCTTTAGAGGAATGGCTGCCCGATGCAGTGCTTTTGAAAATTACGCAGGAGAATGCAGTCGCAGAAACGGCTTTTTTTGTCCCTGCAGGGGATAAGTTCCACTTGCGCTGGTTTACCCCGGAGATCGAAATGGATCTTTGCGGACATGCGACACTGGCAACGGCACATGTAATCACTACGATTTTAGGCTATTCCAAACCGGCAATAGTATTTACAACACTGAGCGGTGATCTTGAAGTTACTGTAGCGGAAGGATTGTACACGCTGGACTTCCCATCCCGAATGCCGGAAGCGGCGGTTTTACCAGAACTGATCGCACAGGCGTTGAGCATCCAGCCTTCCAAAGTTTTAAAATCCCGGGATTATGTCCTGGTGTATGATGACGAAGCCGATATCCGGGCGATACAAATAAACCGTAACCTGCTGGATCAGGTGAATCTTGATCCCGGCGGTATCGTTGTCACTGCCAAAGGCGCGCACAGTGATTTTGTGTCCCGCTTTTTTACACCCCAGGCCTCCATACTCGAAGACCCGGTTACCGGATCAGCCCATTGCTCCCTGATTCCCTATTGGGCAGCAGCGTTGGGTAAAAAAGAAATGACTGCTTTCCAGTTGTCCCAACGGGGCGGGCAACTGTTTTGTGTGGATGCTGGCGATCGTGTACGGATTAGTGGCCATGCGAAAACCTATGCGTCAGGAACCTGCTGGACCGAATAA
- a CDS encoding DNA alkylation repair protein, with translation MIPIKRKGSKSTKDIPAAIMAQLNCGTIATANLVEWLAVDQEILLEHLLIQLKREPYLVPILESIKQLKKQTVNTINEAIGTTLWSQMEQHNDTVIFETIATHPSDLVRCWAAYGIGHNPKLNIGEKLRQILPFAADPHFGVREISWLALRPSITAQLTESIALLATWTAHTDTNIRRFACEAIRPRGVWSAHIEALKKNPELALPIITPLQSDPSKYVQDSVGNWLNDASKSNPNFVWDLCQKWKTESDTKATAYIVKKALRTLQK, from the coding sequence ATGATCCCTATAAAACGCAAAGGCTCAAAATCAACGAAGGACATTCCAGCCGCCATCATGGCACAACTGAACTGTGGCACTATAGCAACAGCCAACCTGGTAGAATGGCTGGCGGTGGATCAGGAAATATTATTGGAGCACCTCCTGATCCAATTGAAGAGGGAACCTTACCTCGTCCCTATACTTGAAAGCATCAAACAATTGAAAAAACAAACGGTCAATACCATCAATGAAGCTATAGGAACCACACTTTGGTCCCAGATGGAGCAGCATAACGATACGGTGATTTTTGAAACGATAGCCACACATCCTTCTGATTTGGTCCGGTGCTGGGCAGCCTATGGCATTGGTCACAACCCGAAACTGAATATTGGGGAAAAATTAAGGCAGATCCTGCCTTTTGCTGCAGATCCCCATTTTGGTGTACGCGAAATCAGCTGGTTGGCACTCCGCCCTTCTATTACGGCACAATTGACGGAAAGCATTGCCCTACTCGCTACCTGGACCGCCCATACCGATACCAATATAAGGCGGTTTGCCTGTGAAGCGATAAGGCCACGGGGCGTTTGGAGTGCCCATATTGAAGCCTTAAAAAAAAACCCGGAATTGGCCCTGCCTATTATAACACCATTGCAATCTGACCCATCAAAATATGTGCAGGACAGCGTGGGCAACTGGCTGAATGACGCCAGCAAATCCAATCCTAATTTTGTATGGGACTTATGCCAAAAATGGAAAACGGAAAGCGATACTAAAGCTACAGCCTATATCGTGAAGAAAGCGTTGCGAACCCTTCAAAAATAA
- a CDS encoding winged helix-turn-helix transcriptional regulator — protein MKTKVRAIENKICPLEVAVNTISGKWKIPIVWQIHEGKKRPSEFLRGIAKVDRRVLNQQLKEMEEDGLLVKEVFAELPPRVEYTLTALGEKLVMALWHLNDWGKLVLEQEKKELDPDIGKL, from the coding sequence ATGAAAACAAAGGTACGCGCCATAGAAAATAAAATTTGCCCATTGGAAGTTGCCGTAAATACCATTAGTGGGAAATGGAAAATCCCCATAGTATGGCAAATCCATGAAGGTAAAAAACGGCCCAGCGAATTTTTGCGGGGTATTGCCAAAGTAGACAGGCGTGTCCTGAACCAGCAGCTTAAAGAGATGGAAGAGGATGGGTTATTAGTCAAAGAGGTATTTGCAGAACTGCCACCCCGGGTTGAATATACGCTTACCGCGCTGGGTGAAAAATTGGTAATGGCTTTGTGGCACCTGAACGACTGGGGCAAACTGGTTCTGGAACAGGAAAAAAAGGAATTAGATCCTGATATTGGAAAGTTGTAA
- a CDS encoding ferritin-like domain-containing protein, translating to MENQKSIDALNKLIEINNDRVEGYETAAKEADSADLKSLFASLQTTSQNNLTELRSEVTRLGGKPEEGTRVTGKFFRAWMDVKAAFTGNDRKTILNSCEFGEDKALETYENVLEENRGDLAPEQLALIAKQQASLTTDHDRVKALRDAA from the coding sequence ATGGAAAATCAAAAAAGCATTGACGCATTAAACAAACTGATCGAAATTAACAATGACCGTGTTGAAGGATATGAGACTGCTGCAAAAGAAGCAGATTCAGCCGACCTGAAAAGCCTTTTCGCCTCATTGCAAACTACAAGCCAGAACAACCTCACAGAACTTCGTTCAGAAGTAACACGTTTGGGTGGTAAACCTGAAGAAGGAACGAGAGTTACCGGAAAATTCTTCAGAGCCTGGATGGATGTTAAAGCCGCCTTTACAGGAAATGACCGTAAAACGATCTTGAATTCTTGTGAGTTCGGAGAAGACAAAGCTTTGGAAACCTACGAAAACGTATTGGAAGAAAACCGTGGCGATTTAGCACCGGAACAATTGGCTTTGATTGCCAAACAACAAGCCAGCCTTACTACAGATCACGATAGAGTGAAAGCTTTAAGAGATGCTGCATAA
- a CDS encoding DeoR/GlpR family DNA-binding transcription regulator, with amino-acid sequence MLKEERFDHILEALKEKEKVTYETLATDLKVSEDTILRDIDFLHHNGMLSKVRGGAILLSKNPLNFQDRTSHLSEGKQVIALKAQQFIKSGMTVFMDGGTTNCTIAAHLPVDAKFRIVTNNMALIPVLARFKNIELILLGGAYNRDTETNLGAKTCEEIGNYIADIYFLGACAIQQQFGVTAAFAEEAATKQAMLNAAKQTIVLGNIEKLNSTEPFKVCGLEAISILITDLPGNDEQLNPYRNNGFKIV; translated from the coding sequence ATGCTAAAAGAAGAACGTTTTGATCATATACTGGAAGCCCTGAAAGAAAAGGAAAAGGTCACCTATGAAACACTGGCGACCGACCTTAAGGTTTCCGAAGACACCATTCTAAGGGATATTGATTTCCTCCACCACAACGGTATGCTTTCCAAAGTGCGGGGCGGCGCAATACTATTATCGAAGAATCCACTGAATTTCCAGGATCGGACCTCACATCTTTCGGAAGGCAAACAGGTGATCGCATTAAAAGCGCAGCAATTTATAAAAAGTGGTATGACGGTATTTATGGATGGCGGAACGACCAACTGTACCATTGCAGCCCACCTTCCGGTGGATGCTAAATTTAGGATCGTTACCAATAATATGGCACTGATTCCTGTGCTTGCCCGGTTTAAAAATATCGAGCTCATCCTATTGGGTGGTGCGTATAACCGGGACACCGAAACTAATTTAGGGGCCAAAACCTGTGAAGAGATTGGGAACTATATTGCTGATATTTATTTTCTCGGCGCCTGTGCCATCCAGCAACAATTTGGTGTTACAGCTGCCTTTGCGGAGGAAGCTGCTACAAAACAGGCCATGCTGAATGCTGCAAAACAAACCATAGTGTTAGGGAATATTGAAAAATTAAACAGTACCGAACCCTTTAAAGTATGTGGTCTGGAAGCTATTTCCATCCTGATCACCGATTTGCCCGGCAATGACGAGCAATTGAATCCGTACCGGAATAATGGGTTTAAAATCGTTTGA
- a CDS encoding MFS transporter has translation MTDSIVKAKRATKAMFLVCGLGISSWAPMVPYAKARLQLDDASLGLLLLLLGAGAIMMMPVSGYLAHKVGNRIVILYATILMALLLPLLLMMHTALSMGLVLFLFGAAVGTVDVAMIAHGVQVQNRYGKPIMSSFHGLFSVGGLLGALGLGFLMKTGLSPLAAALSIAGLLLLIVFSQYSSLFDAATERAAMRDFSTSATSEKTTAFSWLRGSVVFLGLLSFAAFLSEGAMLDWSAIFLHENRGVTEEFAGMGYATFSIAMAIMRLVGDKIVSHYSGRTVVIAGGSIAAVGLLLAVTTPWVGTALLGFALLGIGGANIVPVFLSEGGRLKNVSAAIAVPAITTMGYAGQLAGPALLGYIAHLFSLPIALGFSAALLLTVAIAYGLKNGAVSK, from the coding sequence ATGACTGATTCAATAGTAAAGGCTAAAAGAGCCACAAAAGCAATGTTTCTCGTGTGTGGACTGGGTATTTCCAGTTGGGCACCTATGGTTCCTTATGCCAAAGCAAGATTACAACTCGACGATGCCAGCCTGGGCTTATTATTACTGCTACTGGGAGCAGGAGCGATTATGATGATGCCTGTGAGCGGCTACTTAGCACATAAAGTGGGAAACCGTATCGTTATCCTGTATGCTACTATACTAATGGCACTGCTATTACCCCTTCTTCTAATGATGCATACGGCACTATCAATGGGGCTCGTATTGTTCCTTTTTGGTGCTGCTGTGGGAACGGTGGATGTAGCGATGATTGCACACGGGGTTCAGGTACAAAACCGTTACGGGAAACCGATCATGTCATCCTTCCACGGGCTCTTTAGCGTGGGGGGCCTTTTGGGGGCACTGGGTTTGGGGTTCCTAATGAAAACAGGACTTTCCCCACTGGCTGCCGCACTGAGCATTGCAGGACTGCTCCTACTGATTGTCTTTTCACAATATAGTTCACTCTTTGATGCAGCGACAGAAAGAGCAGCAATGCGTGATTTTTCAACCAGCGCTACAAGCGAAAAAACCACTGCATTCTCCTGGCTCCGAGGCAGTGTAGTATTCCTGGGGCTCCTCAGTTTTGCTGCCTTCTTATCCGAAGGGGCCATGCTGGACTGGAGTGCGATCTTCCTGCATGAAAACCGGGGTGTTACCGAAGAATTTGCGGGAATGGGGTATGCCACCTTCTCTATTGCCATGGCCATCATGCGCCTCGTTGGAGATAAGATTGTATCCCATTATTCCGGACGGACAGTAGTTATTGCCGGGGGGAGTATTGCAGCAGTTGGGTTACTGCTGGCGGTAACCACGCCCTGGGTAGGGACTGCATTACTGGGATTTGCCCTTTTGGGTATTGGAGGTGCGAACATCGTTCCGGTATTTTTAAGCGAAGGCGGAAGACTCAAAAATGTATCTGCCGCTATTGCTGTTCCGGCCATTACCACGATGGGGTACGCAGGACAACTGGCAGGCCCGGCACTGTTGGGCTACATCGCCCACCTGTTTTCCTTACCAATCGCATTGGGTTTTAGCGCGGCCTTATTACTGACAGTCGCTATCGCGTATGGCCTTAAAAACGGGGCGGTATCAAAATAA
- a CDS encoding NAD(P)-dependent alcohol dehydrogenase has translation MIPTKGYAAQSPETDLAPWNFERREVGPHDVQFDILYCGVCHSDLHQIKNDWFPGIFPMVPGHEIVGRVVKVGDHVKNFKVGDLAGTGCMVDSCQVCENCKQDLEQYCLEGNTPTYNGFERDGKTPTYGGYSNTIVVREEFVLHVSDKLNLAAVAPLLCAGITTYSPLRHWKVGKGHKLAVLGLGGLGHMAVKFGVAFGAEVTVLSTSPKKEADAKKLGAHHFVVTTDEAQVNAAKGTFDFILDTVSAEHDFNMYLSLLRTNGVHICVGVPPKPAEIAAFSLLGGRKSLAGSGIGGIAETQEMLDFCAENNIVSEIEMIDMKDIQSAYERMVKGDVRYRFVIDMATL, from the coding sequence ATGATACCAACAAAAGGATATGCGGCGCAAAGCCCTGAAACAGATTTGGCTCCATGGAATTTTGAACGCCGTGAAGTAGGCCCTCATGATGTTCAGTTTGATATATTGTATTGCGGTGTATGCCACTCCGACCTGCACCAGATCAAAAATGATTGGTTCCCGGGAATATTCCCAATGGTACCCGGACACGAAATCGTAGGGCGCGTGGTAAAAGTGGGCGATCATGTCAAAAACTTTAAAGTAGGCGACCTTGCCGGTACAGGCTGTATGGTGGATTCCTGCCAGGTGTGTGAAAATTGCAAACAAGACTTAGAACAATATTGCCTGGAAGGCAATACGCCAACCTACAATGGTTTTGAGCGTGACGGAAAAACGCCAACGTATGGTGGGTATTCCAATACTATCGTTGTTCGTGAAGAATTTGTATTACATGTTTCGGATAAACTGAACCTGGCTGCCGTAGCACCATTATTATGTGCCGGAATTACTACCTACTCTCCATTACGCCACTGGAAAGTGGGCAAAGGCCATAAATTAGCCGTATTAGGACTGGGTGGATTGGGGCACATGGCCGTTAAATTTGGTGTGGCATTTGGCGCTGAAGTTACTGTATTGAGTACTTCTCCGAAAAAAGAAGCCGATGCTAAAAAATTAGGTGCGCATCATTTTGTAGTGACCACAGATGAAGCACAGGTGAATGCTGCCAAAGGAACTTTTGATTTTATATTAGATACCGTTTCTGCGGAGCACGATTTCAATATGTACCTGTCATTATTGCGTACCAATGGGGTTCACATCTGTGTAGGTGTACCACCAAAACCCGCTGAAATTGCTGCCTTTAGTCTATTAGGAGGCCGAAAAAGCCTTGCAGGTTCCGGTATCGGTGGTATTGCTGAAACTCAGGAAATGCTGGACTTCTGTGCCGAAAACAATATTGTATCGGAAATAGAAATGATTGATATGAAAGATATTCAATCTGCCTATGAACGTATGGTGAAAGGTGATGTTCGTTACCGTTTCGTCATTGATATGGCTACGCTATAA
- a CDS encoding nuclear transport factor 2 family protein, with protein MKTNFLISAFCVAWCSITPVCAQQSSADKAQAALFQELQQKDSLLFDFIFNSCAINKLQTVLSKDFVMLYDNGLKDSTTPQSYDSYIANIMKGCDKKRKNEGTSMRREVVKGSLQVFNVTQDIAVQTGVQRFFTVSKEGTATLVEESKFLRNWQQKKGEWKMITETDFKIDHNPQGVSDRYVPDAYVPASEALYNTVVELDSLYFDTYNNCKMDKMAALTADDIEFYHDGGGLTTSKKDLIASIQKNICGKVTRILSPNSIEVYEIPGYGAVEVGYHSFRNSSEPGESHPSKFITLWRFKDKQWQMARVVSLH; from the coding sequence ATGAAAACAAACTTCCTCATTTCCGCATTTTGTGTAGCCTGGTGTAGTATAACACCCGTATGCGCACAGCAGTCATCGGCCGATAAGGCACAAGCTGCACTCTTTCAGGAGCTTCAGCAAAAAGACAGCCTCCTTTTTGATTTTATTTTCAACAGCTGTGCTATCAATAAGCTCCAGACGGTCCTCTCTAAGGATTTTGTCATGCTCTACGACAATGGCCTTAAGGATTCTACCACACCGCAATCCTATGATTCCTACATTGCCAACATAATGAAAGGATGTGACAAAAAGCGTAAAAATGAAGGGACGTCGATGCGACGGGAAGTGGTCAAAGGATCACTGCAGGTTTTTAATGTCACCCAGGATATAGCGGTACAAACCGGGGTGCAGCGTTTTTTTACAGTGTCTAAAGAAGGCACGGCAACGCTGGTTGAAGAATCAAAGTTCTTACGGAACTGGCAGCAGAAAAAAGGAGAATGGAAGATGATTACCGAAACCGATTTCAAGATCGACCACAATCCCCAGGGCGTATCAGACCGTTATGTACCCGACGCTTATGTACCGGCATCTGAAGCACTGTACAACACGGTAGTCGAACTGGACAGCCTTTATTTTGATACCTACAACAACTGCAAGATGGATAAGATGGCAGCATTAACGGCAGACGATATTGAGTTTTATCATGACGGGGGTGGACTCACTACTTCAAAAAAAGATTTGATAGCTTCGATCCAGAAAAACATTTGTGGTAAAGTCACCCGCATCCTGTCTCCAAACAGTATTGAAGTATATGAAATACCCGGTTATGGCGCGGTTGAGGTGGGCTACCATAGCTTCCGGAATAGTAGCGAACCCGGAGAAAGCCATCCCAGCAAGTTTATAACACTCTGGCGTTTTAAAGACAAACAATGGCAAATGGCCCGTGTGGTAAGCCTCCATTAA
- a CDS encoding AraC family transcriptional regulator — MQLAPSFPLQSIVRHYLILSNEAGAHLDFRMFSDGSPGIVFHRKKPLLQQNETEQHTRQPESFAYGQITLFTTLSATAAVDMLIVVLQPGAVFRLFGIPAFELNDLTVPFTVLTGNAGHVLMEQVQQQSDSIAAIKAIEAFLLSRLHQDTYDGQLIDTTLQQIYTEKGQSTVATLLKAIPVTERQLERKFRQHIGLSPKKFADIIRFQHFLKNLRQCAATVSLSELSFTSGYYDQSHLNNSFKKFTGLTPGQYQADVQQLAVNFLLLR, encoded by the coding sequence ATGCAGTTAGCTCCTTCATTCCCGTTGCAAAGTATTGTCAGGCATTATTTGATTCTTTCAAATGAGGCTGGCGCGCATCTGGATTTCCGGATGTTTTCGGACGGGAGCCCTGGGATTGTCTTTCACCGCAAAAAACCTTTGCTACAGCAAAACGAAACCGAGCAGCATACACGACAACCGGAATCGTTTGCCTACGGACAGATCACGCTCTTTACCACTTTATCGGCTACTGCTGCTGTAGACATGCTCATTGTCGTTTTACAGCCCGGTGCTGTATTCCGGTTGTTTGGAATTCCGGCTTTCGAGCTCAACGACCTGACAGTACCTTTTACAGTCCTTACCGGAAATGCCGGGCATGTGCTGATGGAGCAGGTACAACAGCAGTCGGATAGTATAGCAGCGATCAAAGCTATTGAAGCATTTCTTTTAAGCCGTTTGCATCAGGATACCTACGATGGGCAGTTGATCGACACGACTTTACAACAGATATACACCGAAAAAGGGCAAAGTACGGTAGCCACGCTACTCAAGGCTATTCCGGTTACTGAAAGGCAGTTGGAGCGCAAATTCCGGCAGCATATCGGGTTGAGTCCTAAGAAGTTTGCCGATATTATACGTTTTCAGCATTTCCTTAAAAACCTACGGCAATGTGCCGCTACGGTAAGCCTTTCCGAACTCAGTTTTACCTCCGGGTATTACGACCAGTCGCACCTGAACAACAGCTTCAAAAAATTCACGGGGCTAACGCCAGGGCAATATCAGGCAGATGTACAGCAGCTGGCGGTGAACTTCCTATTGCTCCGCTAA
- a CDS encoding nitrilase family protein has product MKNLKVATAQFENRNNDKVYNLSCIETLSRDAAAAGADVILFHECSVTGYTFARHLSREALLEVAEFIPDGPSVQALIAIAAKYQITILAGLFEKDTDGKLYKAHVCVDQTGLLGKHRKLHPFIHPNILPGNSYTVFEIQGWKCGILICYDTNIIENVRATVLLGAQIIFMPHVTMCTPSTRPGAGFVDPGLWLDKVANAVQVRAEFDGPKGREWLMKWLPARAYDNAIYAIFANPIGMDDDQLKNGCSMILDPYGNIIAECRELEDAFTMAELEPENLVHAGGYRYKAARRPELYGDIIGAPHESVQKVVWLT; this is encoded by the coding sequence ATGAAAAATTTAAAAGTAGCTACGGCACAATTTGAAAACCGGAATAATGACAAAGTCTATAACCTGAGTTGCATCGAAACGTTATCCCGGGATGCGGCAGCTGCGGGAGCCGATGTGATCCTTTTTCACGAATGTTCTGTTACAGGGTATACTTTTGCCCGTCACCTGAGCCGCGAGGCACTGTTGGAGGTGGCAGAGTTTATTCCCGATGGGCCAAGTGTCCAGGCATTGATTGCGATTGCGGCCAAATACCAGATTACCATTTTAGCCGGATTATTTGAAAAAGACACCGATGGAAAACTCTATAAAGCCCATGTCTGTGTAGATCAAACCGGGCTCCTGGGCAAGCATCGCAAGCTACATCCCTTCATCCATCCCAATATTTTACCGGGAAATAGCTATACCGTCTTTGAGATCCAGGGCTGGAAATGTGGGATACTGATATGTTATGATACTAATATTATTGAAAATGTCCGGGCTACGGTTTTACTCGGTGCCCAGATTATATTCATGCCCCATGTTACGATGTGTACGCCTTCGACCAGGCCCGGTGCCGGATTTGTCGATCCCGGATTGTGGCTGGACAAAGTGGCGAATGCCGTACAGGTGCGTGCGGAATTTGATGGGCCCAAAGGCAGGGAATGGCTGATGAAGTGGCTGCCGGCGCGGGCGTATGACAATGCGATCTATGCCATTTTTGCCAATCCGATAGGAATGGACGACGACCAACTCAAAAATGGCTGCTCGATGATCCTCGATCCGTATGGGAATATTATTGCCGAATGCCGGGAATTGGAAGACGCCTTTACGATGGCCGAACTGGAACCTGAAAATTTAGTACATGCCGGAGGATATCGGTACAAGGCTGCCCGGAGGCCGGAGTTGTATGGAGACATTATCGGCGCGCCACATGAAAGTGTGCAAAAGGTGGTATGGTTAACATAA
- a CDS encoding ATP-binding protein: MIVDMDFAEDIADVGQIPIISSLLDVICKNTGMGFAALARVTETRWITCSVNDTIGFGLKPGDELEVETTICHEIRESRQAVVIDNVNEDALYQNHHTPLKYGLQSYISVPVYRKSGAFFGTLCAIDPKPHDLSSTAILEMFNLFAELISFHLDAIETIRTGKKQLFQEKAITETLEKEVRERTKKLTENNASLQKMNEELKSFAYITSHDLQEPLRKIQFFSSMIMERELKNLSDNGKDFFKRMQNAAHRMQSLIDDLLSYSRTSTADRKFELTNLSQTLLQVKKDLQEEGLQESDVTIIADSMCDCHVIPFQIHQLFYNLITNAIKFSAPERPLVITIGSTIIQGYDAPNIGLVPDKKYCHIRVSDNGIGFEQQYSTKIFELFQRLHERTAYEGTGIGLAIVKKIVGNHNGIITATGIPNEGATFDMYLTAE, translated from the coding sequence ATGATCGTTGATATGGATTTTGCCGAAGATATTGCTGATGTAGGGCAAATCCCGATTATATCTTCTTTATTGGATGTAATTTGTAAAAATACCGGTATGGGCTTTGCTGCCCTGGCGCGGGTAACTGAAACCCGTTGGATTACGTGCAGTGTGAATGATACCATAGGCTTTGGCCTAAAACCCGGCGATGAGTTGGAAGTAGAAACCACGATATGCCACGAAATCCGGGAATCCCGCCAAGCGGTTGTGATTGATAATGTCAATGAAGATGCCTTGTACCAGAATCATCACACTCCGCTGAAATATGGGCTTCAAAGTTATATTTCGGTTCCGGTATACCGCAAGAGTGGTGCTTTCTTTGGAACCCTTTGTGCAATTGATCCCAAGCCACATGATTTAAGCAGTACCGCCATCCTGGAAATGTTCAACCTGTTTGCAGAACTGATCTCCTTTCACCTGGATGCTATCGAAACCATCCGGACGGGCAAAAAACAGTTGTTTCAGGAAAAAGCGATCACCGAAACCTTAGAAAAAGAAGTACGGGAACGGACCAAAAAACTGACAGAAAACAATGCCTCGCTGCAAAAGATGAATGAGGAACTCAAATCATTTGCCTATATCACCAGCCATGACCTGCAGGAACCACTACGGAAAATACAGTTCTTTTCGAGTATGATCATGGAGCGGGAATTGAAAAACCTGTCGGATAACGGAAAGGACTTTTTTAAACGCATGCAGAATGCCGCACACCGCATGCAGTCCCTCATTGATGACCTCCTGTCCTATTCGCGTACCAGTACCGCAGACCGTAAGTTTGAATTAACCAACCTCAGCCAGACCTTGCTGCAAGTCAAAAAAGACCTGCAGGAAGAAGGATTGCAGGAAAGTGATGTAACGATAATTGCCGATTCCATGTGTGATTGCCACGTGATCCCTTTCCAGATCCACCAGTTATTTTATAACCTGATTACAAATGCCATCAAATTTTCGGCACCGGAACGCCCCTTGGTCATTACCATAGGAAGCACTATCATCCAGGGTTACGACGCTCCGAATATAGGATTAGTGCCGGATAAAAAATATTGCCATATCAGGGTTTCCGATAATGGGATTGGCTTTGAGCAGCAATATAGCACCAAAATATTTGAATTGTTCCAACGCCTCCACGAAAGAACCGCCTATGAAGGTACAGGCATCGGCCTGGCCATTGTCAAAAAGATTGTAGGCAACCACAATGGTATTATTACCGCCACCGGAATTCCCAACGAAGGAGCCACATTTGACATGTACCTGACCGCGGAATAA
- a CDS encoding nuclear transport factor 2 family protein, giving the protein MISYKNCGTLLLLLALSLSAHAQQTKKAAKKAVQPQTTITIAHSDSLYEEIFKADSLLFQAFNTCDTVTYKKYFTEDLEFYHDLGGLTVGLDNELKSIHEMCARGNHIRRELVKSSLEVYPLKNFGAVEIGVHNFYHTNPGDTEKPSGTYKFVQVWQKKDGQWKITRIISYGHDSMKND; this is encoded by the coding sequence ATGATATCCTACAAAAATTGTGGTACCCTGCTGTTGCTGCTGGCACTAAGCCTTAGCGCCCATGCACAACAAACTAAAAAGGCAGCCAAAAAAGCGGTCCAACCTCAAACTACAATTACAATTGCACATTCCGATAGCCTGTATGAGGAAATTTTTAAAGCCGATAGCCTGCTGTTTCAAGCTTTTAATACTTGTGATACGGTTACTTACAAAAAATATTTTACCGAAGACCTGGAATTTTACCATGACCTGGGTGGCCTGACGGTAGGGCTGGATAACGAACTAAAATCGATACACGAAATGTGTGCACGGGGCAACCATATCCGTAGGGAGCTGGTCAAAAGCAGCCTTGAAGTCTATCCCCTAAAGAATTTTGGTGCGGTCGAAATAGGCGTACATAATTTTTACCATACCAATCCGGGTGATACCGAAAAGCCAAGCGGAACCTATAAGTTTGTACAGGTCTGGCAGAAAAAAGACGGCCAATGGAAAATTACCCGGATCATCAGCTACGGGCATGATAGTATGAAAAATGATTAA